The sequence below is a genomic window from Microbacterium sp. SORGH_AS_0888.
CTGGCGACATGACCGTCAGCGAGCTGCGTCGTCTCGCGACGACTGAGGGAGTGAGTCCCGGACTGATGTACCGGCGCCTGACCGGCGAGGGAGGGCTCGCATGACCGCTCCCGCCTACCTCGTCGCCATGGCCGCTCCGGTGGAGAAGCGGGGCTTCAGCCCCGAAGACGCCGCGACCTACACCGGGCTGGGGATCTACAAGATCCGCATGTTCATCCGGAAATATCACCTCCCCGCGAAGCACCACGGCCGCGACATCATCATCCTCAAGGAAGACCTCGACGCTCTCCTCGACGGGCTGGAGTCGGCATGACCGGGTTCAACTTCGAGAAGGAGACAGCCGCTGAGATCGCCGTCCTCGCCCGTGACATCGGCACACTGAAGCCGACCCGCATCCTCCTGCTCGACACGTGCAACCGACCCGTGCAGGAACTCGACCGCGATCTCGCGCGCGCCCTCGCGTTACGACTCCTCGACCTGTGCGACGACCTGCCGGAGCCAGCCAGGCCGATCCGACGTCCCACCAGCGTGGACGAGTGGTTGCGAGACCTCGACGGATGACCCGATGGCAGACCCCCTGCAAGATCCCCTCTCGCAGGGGGTCTGCCCGCGTAGGCCCGGCCGCGGACCGGGTGGAAAGGAGACGCCCATGACGTGGACCAGGCTCGACGACTCCTGGACCGACAAACCACAGC
It includes:
- a CDS encoding helix-turn-helix domain-containing protein; the encoded protein is MTAPAYLVAMAAPVEKRGFSPEDAATYTGLGIYKIRMFIRKYHLPAKHHGRDIIILKEDLDALLDGLESA